In Candidatus Tiamatella incendiivivens, the sequence TGAGGCGGTATGTTGAGGCTTTGATTGAGTTGGATGGTAAGAATGGTTGGCGTGTTGTTAGGCGTTTGTCTAGGAATATTGGTTTGCCTAGTGAGGCTATTGCGGATCTCCGCGAGTTCCCGGAGCCTTTGACTGTTGAGGATATATTGTATATTGTTAAGGGTGTTATTTTGACTGCCGCGGTTGATCCTCATAGGCAGGTTTTTGGTTATACTATTGTTGATAGTATAAGGGGTATTTTGACTTTGTCGGGTATGGAGTTTTATTATTTGCTTGGTATGACTAGTGAGCGTGTCGTGGTGTTTACTAATGTTACTATTGGTAGGAGCCCTATGATCGCGGTCCGTGTTTCCCCGGTTAAGCCTAGTGTTATTGTTATCCACGGGCCTAGGGGTAGGGTTGACCCGCTGGCTCTTAAGCTTGCTGAGTTGGAGAGGATTCCGCTTATTCTTAGTATGGCTAGGGATTTGGATGAGCTTAGGTGTAGGTTGGCTAGCGCGGCTGAGGACTAGTTTGTTTACCTGGTTTTCCGTTGTTCTA encodes:
- a CDS encoding transcriptional regulator; this translates as RRYVEALIELDGKNGWRVVRRLSRNIGLPSEAIADLREFPEPLTVEDILYIVKGVILTAAVDPHRQVFGYTIVDSIRGILTLSGMEFYYLLGMTSERVVVFTNVTIGRSPMIAVRVSPVKPSVIVIHGPRGRVDPLALKLAELERIPLILSMARDLDELRCRLASAAED